From Pan paniscus chromosome 6, NHGRI_mPanPan1-v2.0_pri, whole genome shotgun sequence, one genomic window encodes:
- the ZNF394 gene encoding zinc finger protein 394 isoform X2 — MNSSLTAQRRGSDAELGPWVMAARSKDAAPSQRDGLLPVKVEEDSLGSWEPSYPAASPDPETSRLHFRQLRYQEVAGPEEALSRLRELCRRWLRPELLSKEQILELLVLEQFLTILPEELQAWVREHCPESGEEAVAVVRALQRALDGTSSQGMVTFEDMAVSLTWEEWERLDPARSDFCRESAQKDSGSTVPPSDTVYGP; from the exons ATGAATTCCAGCTTGACCGCCCAGAGGCGCGGCAGTGACGCCGAGTTGGGACCCTGGGTGATGGCTGCGAGGTCCAAGGACGCGGCGCCGTCCCAACGCGACGGACTTTTGCCCGTGAAAGTGGAGGAAGACTCACTCGGAAGTTGGGAGCCCAGCTATCCCGCGGCTTCGCCGGACCCCGAAACTTCTCGACTGCACTTTAGGCAGCTGCGTTACCAGGAGGTGGCTGGACCGGAAGAGGCGCTGAGCCGGCTCCGAGAACTCTGTCGTCGGTGGCTGAGACCCGAGCTGCTCTCCAAGGAGCAGATCCTGGAGCTGCTGGTGCTGGAGCAGTTCCTCACCATCCTGCCCGAGGAGCTTCAAGCCTGGGTGCGAGAGCACTGCCCAGAGAGCGGGGAGGAGGCGGTGGCCGTGGTGCGGGCTCTGCAGCGAGCGCTCGATGGAACCTCATCCCAG GGGATGGTGACTTTCGAGGACATGGCTGTGTCTCTAACCTGGGAGGAGTGGGAGCGCCTGGACCCAGCACGGAGCGACTTCTGCAGAGAGAGTGCGCAGAAGGATTCCGGGAGCACAGTTCCGCCGA GTGACACTGTTTATGGACCGTAA
- the ZNF394 gene encoding zinc finger protein 394 isoform X1, translating into MNSSLTAQRRGSDAELGPWVMAARSKDAAPSQRDGLLPVKVEEDSLGSWEPSYPAASPDPETSRLHFRQLRYQEVAGPEEALSRLRELCRRWLRPELLSKEQILELLVLEQFLTILPEELQAWVREHCPESGEEAVAVVRALQRALDGTSSQGMVTFEDMAVSLTWEEWERLDPARSDFCRESAQKDSGSTVPPSLESRVENKELIPVQQILEEAEPQGRLQEAFQGKRPLFSKCVSTHEDRVEKQSGDPLPLKLENSPEAEGFNSISDVNKNGSIEGEDSKNNELQNSARCSNLVLCQHIPKAERPTDSEEHGNKCKQSFHMVTWHVLKPHKSDSGDSFHHSSLFETQRQLHEERPYKCGNCGKSFKQRSDLFRHQRIHTGEKPYGCQECGKSFSQSAALTKHQRTHTGEKPYTCLKCGERFRQNSHLNRHQSTHSRDKHFKCEECGETCHISNLFRHQRLHKGERPYKCEECEKSFKQRSDLFKHHRIHTGEKPYGCSVCGKRFNQSATLIKHQRIHTGEKPYKCLECGERFRQSTHLIRHQRIHQNKVLSAGRGGSRL; encoded by the exons ATGAATTCCAGCTTGACCGCCCAGAGGCGCGGCAGTGACGCCGAGTTGGGACCCTGGGTGATGGCTGCGAGGTCCAAGGACGCGGCGCCGTCCCAACGCGACGGACTTTTGCCCGTGAAAGTGGAGGAAGACTCACTCGGAAGTTGGGAGCCCAGCTATCCCGCGGCTTCGCCGGACCCCGAAACTTCTCGACTGCACTTTAGGCAGCTGCGTTACCAGGAGGTGGCTGGACCGGAAGAGGCGCTGAGCCGGCTCCGAGAACTCTGTCGTCGGTGGCTGAGACCCGAGCTGCTCTCCAAGGAGCAGATCCTGGAGCTGCTGGTGCTGGAGCAGTTCCTCACCATCCTGCCCGAGGAGCTTCAAGCCTGGGTGCGAGAGCACTGCCCAGAGAGCGGGGAGGAGGCGGTGGCCGTGGTGCGGGCTCTGCAGCGAGCGCTCGATGGAACCTCATCCCAG GGGATGGTGACTTTCGAGGACATGGCTGTGTCTCTAACCTGGGAGGAGTGGGAGCGCCTGGACCCAGCACGGAGCGACTTCTGCAGAGAGAGTGCGCAGAAGGATTCCGGGAGCACAGTTCCGCCGA GTTTGGAAAGCAGAGTGGAGAACAAAGAGTTGATTCCAGTGCAACAAATTTTAGAAGAAGCGGAGCCACAGGGGCGACTACAAGAAGCGTTCCAGGGGAAGCGCCCCCTGTTTTCTAAGTGTGTCAGTACCCATGAGGACAGGGTGGAAAAGCAGTCCGGAGACCCCTTGCCCCTGAAACTTGAAAATTCTCCTGAAGCAGAAGGATTCAACAGCATCTCAGATGTCAATAAGAATGGTTCCATAGAAGGGGAAGACTCTAAAAATAATGAATTGCAGAACAGTGCCAGGTGTTCCAACCTTGTTCTATGTCAGCACATCCCGAAAGCAGAGAGGCCCACTGACAGTGAGGAACACGGGAACAAGTGCAAGCAAAGTTTCCACATGGTGACGTGGCACGTGCTGAAACCTCACAAGTCTGACAGTGGAGACAGTTTCCATCATTCCAGCCTTTTTGAGACCCAGAGGCAGCTCCATGAAGAAAGACCTTATAAATGTGGTAACTGTGGGAAGAGTTTCAAACAACGCTCTGACCTCTTTAGACACCAGAGAATCCACACAGGTGAGAAACCGTATGGCTGCCAAGAATGTGGGAAAAGCTTCAGCCAGAGTGCTGCCCTGACCAAGCACCAGAGGACACACACAGGCGAGAAGCCGTACACCTGTCTGAAATGTGGGGAGCGCTTCAGGCAGAATTCACACCTAAATCGTCATCAAAGTACCCACAGTAGagacaaacattttaaatgtgaGGAATGCGGGGAAACCTGTCATATTTCCAACCTTTTTAGACATCAGAGACTACATAAAGGGGAAAGACCCTATAAGTGTGAAGAATGCGAGAAGAGCTTCAAACAGCGCTCTGACCTCTTTAAACACCACAGAATCCACACTGGGGAGAAGCCCTATGGATGTTCCGTCTGTGGGAAACGCTTCAATCAGAGTGCAACCCTCATTAAACaccagagaattcacactggggAAAAGCCTTACAAATGTCTTGAATGTGGGGAAAGATTTAGACAAAGTACACACCTTATCCGACACCAAAGAATTCATCAAAATAAAGTGctgtcggctgggcgtggtggctcacgcctataa